One genomic segment of Gossypium arboreum isolate Shixiya-1 chromosome 3, ASM2569848v2, whole genome shotgun sequence includes these proteins:
- the LOC108475185 gene encoding secreted RxLR effector protein 161-like: protein MLTDFKCKMQQVFEMSDLGQMSYFLGMEVSQTQQEIFLSQKAFALKILNKFSMLNCKATSTPVAIGEKLSSQGNFEKVSESTYRSLVGCLLYLTATRPDIIFAISLLSRFMHCCNKKHFQATKRVLRYIKGTKSYEMFFSKVENMKLIGYADSDWAGSIDDMKSTSGYLFTLGSTIFCWSSKKQTVVAQSTAKAEYVAAAGAVNQAIWLRKIMANLNQH, encoded by the coding sequence ATGCTGACAGACTTCAAGTGCAAAATGCAACAAGTGTTTGAGATGTCTGATTTGGGACAAATGTCTTACTTCCTTGGCATGGAAGTATCCCAAACTCAGCAAGAGATCTTCCTAAGTCAAAAGGCTTTTGCCTTAAAAATTCTAAACAAATTCTCCATGCTGAATTGCAAAGCAACAAGTACACCAGTTGCCATTGGAGAGAAACTATCAAGCCAAGGCAATTTTGAGAAGGTTAGTGAATCAACATATAGAAGTCTAGTTGGATGTTTGCTCTATTTAACTGCCACTAGACCAGACATTATATTTGCTATAAGTTTGCTTTCAAGATTTATGCATTGCTGCAATAAAAAGCACTTTCAAGCTACCAAAAGAGTTCTCAGGTACATCAAAGGTACTAAGAGCTATGAAATGTtctttagcaaagttgaaaatatgaaattaattggCTATGCTGATAGTGATTGGGCTGGATCGATAGATGATATGAAGAGTACCTCAGGGTATCTATTCACCCTTGGTTCAACCATTTTTTGCTGGAGTTCAAAGAAGCAAACTGTTGTTGCTCAATCAACTGCTAAAGCAGAGTATGTGGCAGCTGCAGGAGCTGTCAACCAAGCCATTTGGCTAAGAAAAATAATGGCCAATTTAAATCAACACTAA
- the LOC108474685 gene encoding major allergen Pru ar 1-like, which translates to MLVSHFFPYRIASVHNICVESFCLYNLKRKMGGFAKEVEVSTSLPPAKAFKAFAEDLDTLLPTVAPQAIKSVERLEGDGGPGTIKKITFAEGYGFSYAKHRVDVLDKDNFLYTYVVIESDFFNNTVEKISYETKFVAAADGGTSIKVTTTFYTIGDNQITPDLMLQIKEASEKRALILKAIENYVLANPDV; encoded by the exons ATGTTAGTTTCTCATTTCTTCCCATATCGAATAGCATCAGTTCATAATATTTGTGTTGAATCATTTTGTTTGTATAATTTGAAGAGAAAAATGGGTGGTTTTGCAAAAGAAGTAGAGGTTAGTACATCACTTCCCCCAGCCAAGGCATTTAAGGCATTTGCTGAAGATCTGGACACCCTATTGCCCACAGTTGCCCCACAAGCAATCAAGAGTGTGGAGCGCCTTGAAGGAGATGGTGGCCCTGGAACTATAAAGAAGATCACCTTTGCTGAAG GGTATGGATTCAGTTATGCGAAACACAGGGTTGATGTGTTGGACAAAGACAACTTCTTGTACACTTACGTTGTGATCGAAAGCGACTTTTTTAACAACACGGTGGAGAAAATCAGCTACGAGACAAAGTTTGTAGCAGCAGCAGATGGAGGAACAAGTATTAAGGTAACTACCACGTTTTACACCATTGGTGACAATCAGATTACTCCAGACCTAATGCTCCAAATCAAGGAAGCATCCGAGAAGCGAGCCCTTATTTTGAAGGCTATTGAAAATTATGTGTTGGCAAATCCCGATGTCTGA
- the LOC108475814 gene encoding major strawberry allergen Fra a 1.06-like gives MGVFTYESVVITAIPPVKMFKACILDGDTLIPKIGPQAFKSVEYIEGNVEAGSIKKVTFGEGSQFKYMKQKVEAIDKENFVYIYSMVEGDALMNKLEKITYETKLEASPNGGSVCRTTSKYYTISDFELKEEGIKAGKYKALGTFKAIEAYMLENPNAY, from the exons ATGGGTGTTTTCACATATGAATCGGTGGTTATTACAGCGATCCCACCAGTAAAGATGTTTAAGGCTTGCATCCTTGATGGCGACACTCTCATTCCCAAGATTGGTCCTCAGGCTTTTAAGAGCGTTGAGTACATTGAAGGCAATGTTGAGGCTGGTAGCATCAAGAAGGTCACCTTTGGAGAGG GAAGCCAATTCAAATACATGAAGCAGAAGGTTGAAGCAATAGACAAGGAGAATTTTGTGTACATTTACAGTATGGTTGAAGGTGATGCATTGATGAACAAGCTTGAGAAAATCACTTACGAGACAAAGTTAGAGGCCTCTCCAAATGGGGGATCCGTATGCAGGACTACTAGTAAGTATTATACCATTAGTGACTTTGAGCTCAAGGAGGAGGGAATCAAGGCTGGCAAATACAAGGCTCTAGGAACATTCAAGGCTATTGAAGCCTACATGCTGGAAAATCCTAACGCCTATTAA